The genomic region CCGGATCAGCAGCCGGCCCCGGCTCGGCGGACCCAGGCCGAGCGCGTAGTCGTACATCTCGGCGACGAGGTTCCCGGTCAACAGCACCCAGCCGATCCCCAGCCCGATCGCCAGCACCACCGTGACCAGAAGCGATCGGGTGGGCAGCGCCCGCGCCAGCCCCGTCGCCCACAGGTACAGGCCGAACACCAGGGTGAGCCCGACACTGCCCACCGAGATCATCGGTGCCTGCCAGCGCAGCAGCGCGAAGATCATCATCGCCGCGACCAGCACCGCGAGCGCGACCCCGAACGGGAGCCGGGAGCGCACCGGAAGATGCGGAAAGAGACTGCCCGGCTTGGGGATTCGTGCCAGTCGGCTGGTCACCTGCGGGCCACCCGTTGCAGCGCCAGGAAGTTCTGCGCCAGGTTGTAGGTGTTCGGGGTGCCCAGCCCGGTGGCCAGGTCGTAGCCGGGGGCGGCCAGGTCGACGGCGGTTCCGCCGCGGCGCACGTCGTGGAAGCCGGGCAGGTCGGCGCCTGCGGCGACCCGGTACAGCATCGGGTTGAGACTGCCGAGGTTACGGCCGCCGTTGGCGACCAGGTAGTCGTTCATCAGCGCGGTGAGCCCGGCCCAGATCGGCGCCGCCTGCGACGTGCCGCCGCCGACCACCGCGCGGCCGCCGAAGATGAACCGGACACCGGTGAACGGGTCGGCGACCGCGGCGACGTCGGGTGCCAGCCGGCGCCGCTCGTCGTCGCGGTCCACCCGGATCCCGGCCTGCCACGGTGGGCGGGCGTGCAGCTCGGACACCCCGCCGCTGGTGCCCTGCGTCAAAGGTGAGTCCACCCAGGCGTGTTCGCCCAACCACTGGCCGTTCTTCCCGGTCGACAGCGTGGTCCCGCCGACCGAGGTCATCGTGGGCAGCGACGCGACCGCGTCCAGACCGATGTCGTCGTCACTGGGCGGCGCCGACCACTGGTCACCGCCCTTGCACTCCAGGCCCGCGTTGTCGCCGCTGGCGTCGAACGCCGCCGTCCCGGTGCGGTGCGCGGCCCGCAGCGCCGCATCGACCGGCGCGAGATCGGCTGCGGTGACGAAGGATTCGCAGCCCCAACCGATCGACAGGCTCCACACGGCGCCGGGGTAGTCGCGCGCGGCGGCCTCGAACATCGCACCGATCTTCTCGTAGGCGCCGCCG from Mycolicibacterium phlei harbors:
- a CDS encoding S53 family peptidase; protein product: MRRRRRRPPPAITDGRRLAALAAAICLLIAGLTVACAPRDRAVITGPVAALLADSVDLGPSRSTHAQLTVTLSSAARPDALMTWARDHNLSVRWRPGDTWAFVEGAGADLGRAFGVPVRDYRAPRGQVFYASPEQPSAPPELGGVVTGVGRIMSFTPYRIKSPWMLPLDVPRGGLTPEGLRDAYNATPLFEAGHTGKGQTIVFFAFDGVDQEDLDLFADTSGLPRFTPEVVGGMPEERHGETAMDLQVAHAIAPDARLVVVNARPTVQGGGAYEKIGAMFEAAARDYPGAVWSLSIGWGCESFVTAADLAPVDAALRAAHRTGTAAFDASGDNAGLECKGGDQWSAPPSDDDIGLDAVASLPTMTSVGGTTLSTGKNGQWLGEHAWVDSPLTQGTSGGVSELHARPPWQAGIRVDRDDERRRLAPDVAAVADPFTGVRFIFGGRAVVGGGTSQAAPIWAGLTALMNDYLVANGGRNLGSLNPMLYRVAAGADLPGFHDVRRGGTAVDLAAPGYDLATGLGTPNTYNLAQNFLALQRVARR